Below is a window of Paremcibacter congregatus DNA.
TGAACAGTCCGTGGTTTCTGGATGATGTTACCGAGATTGTCTCGAAGGTAGGCAACAAGGTCGATGTGATCATGCTGCCGAAAGTAGAAGGCCCTTGGGACATTCATTATCTTGATCAGTTGCTGGCCCAGTTGGAAGCCCGGCATCAGATCTGCAAACCGATCATGATTCACGCCATCCTGGAAACCGCCCAGGGAGTCAATAATGTAGAAGAAATCGCCGCCGCCAGCCCGCGCATGCACGGCATGAGCCTGGGCCCTGCCGATCTTGCGGCGTCGCGTGGCATGAAAACCACCCGCGTGGGGGGTGGCCATCCGTCTTACGGCGTGCTTGCTGATGATCAGGCGGAAGGCGAACGGCGCAATTTCTATCAACAGGATCTGTGGCATTTCACGGTCGCCAAGATGGTCGATGCCTGTATGTCTTACGGGTTAAAGGCTTTTTATGGCCCGTTCGGTGATTTTGCCGATGACGCGGCCTGTGAAGCCCAGTTCCGCAACGCTTTTCTCATGGGCTGCATGGGCGCCTGGTCCCTGCATCCCAAGCAGATTGACATCGCCAAGAAAGTTTTCAGCCCGGCGGTGGACGAGGTATTGTTCGCCCGCAAGATTCTGGAGGCCATGCCGGATGGTACCGGGGCGGTGATGATTGATGGCAAGATGCAGGATGATGCCACCTGGAAACAGGCGAAGGTTATTGTTGATCTGGCGAAGATTGTCGCATCGAAGGATAAGGAACTCGGGGCGGCCTACGGTTTCTAGGTGGTCTCAAGCATATGAATCCGGCGGGAGGCGGGCAAGGCGATTGAGACTTCTGTCCCCTTGTTCACTTCACTGATAAAGGTGAGGTCCGCCCCGTGCATTTCCACCAACGCCTTGGTCAGGGGCAGCCCCAGCCCGGTACCGTCATGGCTCCGGGTGAAGGCGTTTTCAATTTGTCGAAAGGTTTTCAACGCTTCCTTGAGCTGCGGGGAGGTCATTCCTATGCCGGTATCTTTAACCTTCAGCAGCAACTGGCCGGACGGTGCGGGACTGACTGTCACGGTGATCTTGCCGCCATCCGGGGTGAATTTCAGGGCATTGCTGAGCAGGTTCAGTAGGATCTGACGTAACTTCTGTTCATCGCCCAACAGATCGCAAACGGTGTCCGGGGAAGTGAAGTTAATTTCGATTTTTTTGTTCCGCGCTTCGAGGGACACCAGCCCGATGGTATTGCGAATTAGACGGTTGAGGTCGAATTCACTTTCGTTCAGGCGCATCTCTCCGGCCTCGATTTTGGACAGATCCAGAATATCGTTAATGACCCGTAACAAATGCGCCGCCGAGAGGCTGATATGTTCCCCGTATTCTGTGATGGCTTCCTTGCTGAGGTGATATTTTTCCGCCTGGCGGATCAGGTCTGAGAAGCCGATAATGCTGTTCAGCGGGGTGCGCAGTTCGTGGCTCATATTGGCGAGGAACTGTGATTTGGTCTGATTGGCGCTATCGGCGGCTACTTTGGCTTTTCGCAGGTCAGAGGTTTGCTTTTCAACCTCGTCGGACAGATTCTGTACAAAAGGGACCCAGCGCACCAGCCCGATGGCGA
It encodes the following:
- a CDS encoding HpcH/HpaI aldolase/citrate lyase family protein; this translates as MRKTPKDFFKPLAIGAPVPYREIPVALERMIHFFPPQMEKMRAKIPDMIGKVDVLLGNLEDAIPADAKEEARAGFITVAEQNEFGATGLWTRVNCLNSPWFLDDVTEIVSKVGNKVDVIMLPKVEGPWDIHYLDQLLAQLEARHQICKPIMIHAILETAQGVNNVEEIAAASPRMHGMSLGPADLAASRGMKTTRVGGGHPSYGVLADDQAEGERRNFYQQDLWHFTVAKMVDACMSYGLKAFYGPFGDFADDAACEAQFRNAFLMGCMGAWSLHPKQIDIAKKVFSPAVDEVLFARKILEAMPDGTGAVMIDGKMQDDATWKQAKVIVDLAKIVASKDKELGAAYGF
- a CDS encoding sensor histidine kinase, which produces MENFFFIESARSALVFLIILYLWRVGRNSFGLRRKGWTLIMIGFSLLLFGSLIDITDEFEGLSKYIVIGRTPIQAVLEKIVGFMGGFLFLAIGLVRWVPFVQNLSDEVEKQTSDLRKAKVAADSANQTKSQFLANMSHELRTPLNSIIGFSDLIRQAEKYHLSKEAITEYGEHISLSAAHLLRVINDILDLSKIEAGEMRLNESEFDLNRLIRNTIGLVSLEARNKKIEINFTSPDTVCDLLGDEQKLRQILLNLLSNALKFTPDGGKITVTVSPAPSGQLLLKVKDTGIGMTSPQLKEALKTFRQIENAFTRSHDGTGLGLPLTKALVEMHGADLTFISEVNKGTEVSIALPASRRIHMLETT